From a single Brassica rapa cultivar Chiifu-401-42 chromosome A01, CAAS_Brap_v3.01, whole genome shotgun sequence genomic region:
- the LOC103842691 gene encoding dirigent protein 22 has product MSKLILILAVQILLVTTFASAVDRGDFARTMNPKRLHMKEKLTHLRVYWHDIISGRNPSAIVIKKHVAKHSFGSITMIDNALTSDVPINSTLVGQAQGFYAGASQHETSFLVAMNFAFKTGKYNGSTITILGRNSIFSEVRKMSVVGGSGIFRFARGYVELRTKWFDQQSGDATVEYNCFVLHY; this is encoded by the coding sequence ATGTCAAAGCTCATTCTAATCCTCGCCGTACAAATCCTCCTTGTCACAACCTTTGCCTCCGCCGTAGACCGTGGAGACTTCGCAAGAACAATGAACCCGAAGCGCCTCCACATGAAAGAGAAACTCACTCATCTCCGAGTATACTGGCACGACATCATAAGCGGTCGAAACCCTAGTGCCATCGTGATCAAAAAGCATGTTGCGAAGCACTCCTTCGGATCAATCACAATGATAGACAACGCACTAACATCTGATGTGCCGATTAACTCTACTTTGGTGGGCCAGGCCCAAGGTTTCTACGCAGGAGCgtcccaacatgagacaagtttctTGGTGGCGATGAATTTCGCTTTCAAGACAGGGAAGTATAATGGAAGTACGATCACGATTCTTGGTCGGAACTCAATTTTTTCTGAGGTTAGGAAAATGTCGGTGGTCGGAGGAAGTGGGATCTTCCGATTCGCTAGAGGTTATGTCGAGCTTAGGACTAAATGGTTCGATCAACAATCAGGAGATGCCACCGTTGAGTATAACTGTTTTGTCTTGCATTACTAA